The window AGGTCGACCACCGCGTACCCTGCTCTCGGATCGCCGTCCCGGGGTTGGCCGACGCTGCCCGGATTGACAACGATTCCCTCGGTGTACCGTTCGACGCCCTGAACGTGGGTGTGACCCAGCACGAGCACGTCCTCCTCGTCGAGGAGTCGCGGGGAGAACTCCTCGGGATACGTGTAGCGCGTGTACCGGTCGGGGTCGTCGGGGTGGCCGTGGACGACCTTGAGCCGGCCGTCGAACTCGACCCGCTCCGTCGGCAGCTCCGCGAGCCATCGGAGCTGATCCGCGGAGAGTTGCGTCTCGGCGTATTCGACGCCGGCTCGAGCCATCCCGTTGAACCGGAAGGGGGTCTCGGCGGCGACCGCCGCGTCGTGGTTGCCCATTACGGTCGGTACCGCCCGTTCCCGGAGTTCGTCGACACAAGCCGCCGGCCATGGGTTGTAGCCGACGACGTCGCCGGCACAGACGAGTTCGTCGACCGGCGGCATGTCCTCGAGGACTGCCTCGAGTGCGACCCGGTTGCCGTGGACGTCCGAGATGAGTCCGACCTTCATGTCGTGCTCGAGGGTACGGGGGCGAGCGGTTTGTAGGTTGTCCGGCTGGTCGAGCGGACGGCACGCGGTCGCTATCGTCCGAAGGGGCGAGGAGGCTACTCCCCGTTTTCGATCGCCGTCTCGAACCCGTCGCCGGTCAGGGCCACACCGGCCGCACAGACCTCGTGTTCGAACTCGAGGCCGTAGGCCTCCCGGGCGGCTTCCGCGGCGGTTTCGGCCTCGAACGCGAACACCTCGGGTGAGTCCTTCTCGTAGGTCGCCACCAGCGTCGGTTCGTCGACGGTCTCCACCAGTAAGGCGTCCTTCCGGACCGTGCCGATCAGCGCCTCGCCGTCGGTCCCGGCGTCGATCGTCGCCGCGATGCGGGGCGTGTCGTAGTCGTCTTTCTCGTAATCGAGCGCGAGCAGGCTCTCCGCGAGGGCGTCGCGGGCGGGGTAGCCCGACTCGAGTTTCTCCGCGATGGGGTCGACGTGGGAGCC of the Halobiforma lacisalsi AJ5 genome contains:
- a CDS encoding metallophosphoesterase family protein, yielding MKVGLISDVHGNRVALEAVLEDMPPVDELVCAGDVVGYNPWPAACVDELRERAVPTVMGNHDAAVAAETPFRFNGMARAGVEYAETQLSADQLRWLAELPTERVEFDGRLKVVHGHPDDPDRYTRYTYPEEFSPRLLDEEDVLVLGHTHVQGVERYTEGIVVNPGSVGQPRDGDPRAGYAVVDLEAMTVETHRVEYDVEGVQEAVREAGLPERIGRRLARGK
- a CDS encoding IMP cyclohydrolase; translated protein: MYVGRFVVVGPEVGAYRVSSRSFPNREITARDDALTVGPTEDAPETDNPYVSYNCLRVVETPTGETAAFGNGSHVDPIAEKLESGYPARDALAESLLALDYEKDDYDTPRIAATIDAGTDGEALIGTVRKDALLVETVDEPTLVATYEKDSPEVFAFEAETAAEAAREAYGLEFEHEVCAAGVALTGDGFETAIENGE